The sequence CCAGCATCAGAAAGCACCAGTTTAAGTCTTGTGTCAACATTATGTATGGCTGCAACAACTTTTGCACATATTGTATAGTTCCGTATGTGCGCGGAAGAGAACGCAGCCGTGAGGTGGATGATATTTATGATCAAGTAAAAGCGTTGGTCGATGATGGCGTCAAAGAAATTATGCTATTGGGTCAAAATGTAAATTCTTACGGCAAAAATTTAGCAACGAAACCTACGTTTACAGATTTGCTCGAACGATTAGCTTCAATAGATGGGCTAAAACGTATTCGATTTATGACTTCGCATCCAAAAGATTTTAGTGATCAACTTATAGAATCTATAGCAAAACATGATAACATTTGTAAAGGACTTCACTTGCCTATACAATCTGGTAGTACACGCATTTTACAACAAATGAATCGTGGCTATACTCGAGAAGAATACCTAGATTTGGTTGCCAAAATAAAGAAGGCGATTCCATCTGCCACATTGACGACTGATATTATCGTTGGATTTCCGGGTGAATCCGATTCCGACTTTGCAGATACTTTAGACGTCGTTACACAAATTCAATATTTAAGCGCTTTTACCTTTATATATTCGAAGCGTACCGGCACTCCTGCAGCAACAATGGAAAATCAAGTCGATGAAGATGTTATAAAAGCTAGATTTAACCAATTAGTTGCTGCTGTAAACACAATCGCTGCAGATTTTATGGCTGCACAAATAGGTAACACATACGAAATATTATTAGAAGATTCCAGCAAAAATGATGCCACAATGTTAAGCGGTAGAACCGATACCGGAATTTTAGTACATGTCAAAGCTCCGCTAAACTTCATCGGAGAGTTTGTAACCGTCAAAATTACTAATTCCAAAACACATTATTTGGTTGGAGAAATAAAAGTAAGTGAGGATTTATAGATGACCCCGATGTTAAAACAATACTTTGAAATCAAAAAAAAATACAGCGACTGCTTATTATTTTTTAGATTAGGTGATTTTTATGAAATGTTTTTCGATGATGCAGTTTTTGCTAGCCAAGAACTCGAACTTACGTTAACCAAGCGGAATGGCGAAGACTCTCCCCCAATGTGTGGGGTGCCTCATCATAGCGTTGATTCGTATATTCTTAAATTAACAAACAAAGGATACAAGGTTGCCATATGCGAACAGATAGAAAATTCTAACGAATCCAAAGGCATCGTTATGCGAGATGTGGTGCGAGTGATTACTCCTGGAACTAGCTTGGAAAGCACCAATGATAACTATATCGCTTGCGTCGTAAAATTAAAAAATTCTTATGCGCTTAGCTTTTGCAATGTTACAGCATGCGAGTGGAAAGCCATACAAATAGAAAAAAATTCCAAGCAAGTCATTGATGAAATTTCCAAGCATATGCCTGTGGAATGTCTTATCAATACTGAAGTTATGGGTTCTGATATCGAAAAATTTTTGATACAAGAATGCAATGCATTGGTTCAATCTTTGCCTGAAATAACTAATTTAAAAGAAGAGCTCAATAATCATTTTGAAAATTCTGTATTGCAGCGAATAGATACTGATGTACTAGTTTTATGTGTGGGATCGCTTTTGCATTATTTAACTAGTATTGCCAAAAATTCATTAATTCACTTAACAGATTTACAACTTTATACTATCGCCGAAAATATGTATCTCGGAACCGAAGTAATCAAAAATCTCGAGCTTATAGAAACATTGCATGATAAAAGTAAAAAAGGTTCGCTATTAAGCATTTTAGATAAAGCCGTTACTCCTATGGGCAAGCGCGAAATTAAAAATTGGATTTTAACACCATTATTGGATAAATCTCAAATCCTACTTCGCCAAGATGCGGTTGCTGAGTTAGTTCAAAATATTTTTTTGGCAAGTGATTTACGAGAATATTTAAAGTCAATTTATGATCTAGAAAAGATTGTTGCTAAAATAGGATACAAAACTTGTAATGCAAAAGACTTGATCGTGCTTAAAGACTCTATTTTATATTTAGCTGCGATCCAAGATCTAATTGCTACTACTACTAGTACTGAGCTATCTACAATAAGCCGCAATTTAGATATTTTGGAAGATATTTACACTTTGATCAACAGTGCTATCAATGAAGATGCGCCTCTTTCGATTAAAGATGGTGGAATTATTAAAAAAACTTATAGCTCCGAGGTATTTAAACTGAAGGATATCAAAGACAAAGGCGCGTCTTGGCTAGTAGAGATAGAAGCTCGTGAACGCGAAAGTACCGGAATTAAAAACCTGAAAATTAAGTATAATAAAGTTTTTGGATATTTTTTAGAGGTCACCAACTCCAATAAAAATTTAGTTCCCGAACATTATACAAGAAAACAGACGTTGGTAAATTGCGAACGTTATATTACAGAAGAATTAAAAGACATAGAAGAGCAAATTTTAAATGCAGATTCTTTGATCTGCCAACTTGAATATGATATTTTTATGGAAGTAGTACAAAAAATTGAAACAAATATAAAACGTATATTAGAGACTTCTAAGAATATTGCTAAGCTCGATGCATATATATCGTTAAGCGCTGTTGCTATTTCCAACAACTATGTACGCCCCACTATTACAACCAATGGCGAAATTAATATTGCTGCAGGAAGACATCCAGTTGCGGAGACCATTATTGGAACACAATCGTTTATTTCCAATGACACTTGCTTAGGGCAAGAAGATACTCAAATCGCTTTGATTACAGGCCCTAATATGGGTGGAAAATCTACCTACATGAAGCAAGTTGGTTTAATCGTGATTTTGGCGCAAATCGGATCTTTCGTCCCTGCAACATCGGCAGAAATATCTGTTGTAGATAAAATATTTACTCGTGTAGGTGCTTCCGATGATCTTATTTCTGGCAAAAGTACGTTTATGGTCGAGATGAGCGAAGTTTCTAACATCTTGATCAATGCCACTTCAAACAGCTTATTAATCCTTGATGAGATTGGCAGAGGAACTAGCACTCTTGATGGCTTGAGCATTGCACAAGCAGTTATAGAATATATTGCCATTAATAAGGTGGGGGCAAAAACTCTGTTTTCTACTCATTATCATGAATTGCCGCAGTTGGTCAATCAATATGCAAACATAAAAAACTATTGCGTAACTGTACAACAAAACAAAAATTCATTAATATTTTTACACAAAATTGCAGAAGGTGTTGCTGGAAAAAGCTTTGGACTAGAAGTTGCTAAGCTAGCCGGATTACCGGTTGATGTATTACACCGAGCTGGTCAAATTTTATCAAAATTAGATGCAGAAAAACTTAATACTACTAACTCTGAAGTTTTACCCGCATTTTCACAATCATATGATATCGAATCTCATGATTATGACGATCTAGTAAACACTATTAATGACATCAATATAATGGATTTAACTCCTGCAAAGGCAATCGAAACTATTCAGCAACTCAAAAATTTAGTAAATAGCTAAAAGGAGACTCGATCAATTATGATTAAATTATTAGACCCCTTAACCATTAATCAGATTGCTGCTGGAGAGGTAGTAGAGCGCCCCGCATCTGTTGTAAAAGAATTGGTAGAAAATAGCATAGATGCTGGTGCCACTGTTATTACAGTAGAAATTAGTAAAGGCGGCGTTGAGTTAATTAAGATTATAGATAATGGATCTGGATTTCAATTAGATGAAATAGAAATTGCATTTCTCAAACATTCAACAAGTAAAATAAGCACTACAAGCGATTTAGAACATGTGTTAACAATGGGGTTTCGAGGCGAAGCTCTATCTAGTATCAGCTCGATTGCTAAAGTGGAACTTACTAGCAAAAATAAAGACAGCGCAACAGGAAGGCGAGTGACTGTATCTGGCGGCACGATAACCAACACTATGGATGTCGCAGCGTCTCAAGGTACCACGTTTGTAATCCAAGATTTATTTTTCAATGTTCCCGCTCGAAAAGCTTTTTTGAAATCCGCTGGTGTTGAAGCCGGACGCATCACTGATATTATATATAAATTGGCTCTCTCGCATCCAAACATTGCATTCAAGTATATTAAGGATTCAAAACCGATATTTCAAACTCGAGGTAATAATAATTTAAAGGAAGTAATTTTCAACATTTTTGGCAAAGAAATTTCTGACGGAACTATACCTATTCAATATGCAACCAAAGACTTTAAACTAG is a genomic window of Candidatus Epulonipiscium viviparus containing:
- the miaB gene encoding tRNA (N6-isopentenyl adenosine(37)-C2)-methylthiotransferase MiaB, whose translation is MSKRLEVKITTEEAKRQDEIISKLSQHIKDKGLTFFIGTFGCQMNALDSEKIEGVLTKLGYTKAASEKTADFLIYNTCCVRENAELKIFGKLGALKHRKKKQPNFMVALCGCMMQQDVVLKTLKQKYKFVDIIFGTYNIYKLPELLQTRIETGENIIDIWETHQEIVEDLPSIRKHQFKSCVNIMYGCNNFCTYCIVPYVRGRERSREVDDIYDQVKALVDDGVKEIMLLGQNVNSYGKNLATKPTFTDLLERLASIDGLKRIRFMTSHPKDFSDQLIESIAKHDNICKGLHLPIQSGSTRILQQMNRGYTREEYLDLVAKIKKAIPSATLTTDIIVGFPGESDSDFADTLDVVTQIQYLSAFTFIYSKRTGTPAATMENQVDEDVIKARFNQLVAAVNTIAADFMAAQIGNTYEILLEDSSKNDATMLSGRTDTGILVHVKAPLNFIGEFVTVKITNSKTHYLVGEIKVSEDL
- the mutS gene encoding DNA mismatch repair protein MutS; protein product: MTPMLKQYFEIKKKYSDCLLFFRLGDFYEMFFDDAVFASQELELTLTKRNGEDSPPMCGVPHHSVDSYILKLTNKGYKVAICEQIENSNESKGIVMRDVVRVITPGTSLESTNDNYIACVVKLKNSYALSFCNVTACEWKAIQIEKNSKQVIDEISKHMPVECLINTEVMGSDIEKFLIQECNALVQSLPEITNLKEELNNHFENSVLQRIDTDVLVLCVGSLLHYLTSIAKNSLIHLTDLQLYTIAENMYLGTEVIKNLELIETLHDKSKKGSLLSILDKAVTPMGKREIKNWILTPLLDKSQILLRQDAVAELVQNIFLASDLREYLKSIYDLEKIVAKIGYKTCNAKDLIVLKDSILYLAAIQDLIATTTSTELSTISRNLDILEDIYTLINSAINEDAPLSIKDGGIIKKTYSSEVFKLKDIKDKGASWLVEIEARERESTGIKNLKIKYNKVFGYFLEVTNSNKNLVPEHYTRKQTLVNCERYITEELKDIEEQILNADSLICQLEYDIFMEVVQKIETNIKRILETSKNIAKLDAYISLSAVAISNNYVRPTITTNGEINIAAGRHPVAETIIGTQSFISNDTCLGQEDTQIALITGPNMGGKSTYMKQVGLIVILAQIGSFVPATSAEISVVDKIFTRVGASDDLISGKSTFMVEMSEVSNILINATSNSLLILDEIGRGTSTLDGLSIAQAVIEYIAINKVGAKTLFSTHYHELPQLVNQYANIKNYCVTVQQNKNSLIFLHKIAEGVAGKSFGLEVAKLAGLPVDVLHRAGQILSKLDAEKLNTTNSEVLPAFSQSYDIESHDYDDLVNTINDINIMDLTPAKAIETIQQLKNLVNS